From one Sulfurimonas sp. HSL-3221 genomic stretch:
- a CDS encoding MotA/TolQ/ExbB proton channel family protein: MKRIVLILMMAVLSLSAATETELQRAYAKEFAFLKAQKEMLQQRLSQVKKEDAARISSAKKEIASLQNDVLVKTQTSDRLGEQLFRSQQNAENISDDTALLESVALQGQSSLAPYGIKLAIDKNDYPATLNQLFAETLKLSRDLSSVNVTEGSFYLKDGTEQKGKLVKVGNIATYGVAEGVSGVLVPAGGDKLKLWDAPASAATATALAAGQMPASLEIFVYENVSKEVEDKADKGVMDVIESGGIIGWVIVVMGLFALLLVVLRGFFLSGAASKTLPVAKETLVELQSKGVEATLNFLKTRKGAAARVMKATVRNLDRDREHVEDIVAEAIMHESERLDRYGSAIMVVAAVAPLLGLLGTVTGMIATFDIITEFGTGDPKLLSGGISIALVTTELGLIVAIPLLLLGNMLNGWAERIKDGMEQSALHLINEYNKQK, translated from the coding sequence ATGAAACGTATTGTCCTTATCCTGATGATGGCGGTACTTTCCCTCTCCGCCGCGACAGAGACAGAACTGCAGCGCGCCTATGCCAAAGAGTTTGCGTTCCTGAAAGCCCAGAAAGAGATGCTGCAGCAGCGCCTTTCCCAGGTGAAAAAAGAGGATGCGGCACGTATCTCTTCTGCGAAAAAAGAGATCGCATCTCTGCAGAATGATGTTCTGGTCAAGACCCAGACATCCGACCGCCTCGGCGAACAGCTTTTCCGCTCACAGCAGAACGCGGAGAACATTAGCGACGATACGGCGCTGCTTGAATCCGTCGCCCTGCAGGGACAATCTTCCCTCGCACCGTACGGCATCAAGCTTGCCATCGACAAGAACGATTACCCGGCGACACTGAACCAGCTCTTCGCAGAGACGCTGAAGCTCAGCCGTGATCTCTCTTCTGTCAACGTCACCGAGGGGAGCTTCTACCTCAAAGACGGTACGGAGCAGAAAGGCAAGCTCGTCAAGGTCGGTAACATCGCGACCTACGGCGTTGCCGAAGGCGTTTCAGGTGTCCTGGTCCCGGCCGGCGGCGATAAGCTGAAACTGTGGGACGCACCGGCGTCCGCGGCGACGGCAACGGCGCTGGCTGCAGGTCAGATGCCGGCATCCCTGGAGATCTTTGTCTATGAGAACGTCTCCAAAGAGGTTGAGGACAAGGCGGACAAGGGCGTTATGGACGTCATTGAGTCCGGCGGTATCATCGGCTGGGTCATCGTCGTGATGGGCCTGTTCGCACTCCTGCTTGTCGTCCTGCGCGGTTTCTTCCTCAGCGGTGCCGCGTCCAAGACGCTGCCGGTAGCGAAAGAGACGCTGGTCGAGCTGCAGTCCAAGGGCGTTGAAGCGACCCTGAACTTCCTCAAAACCCGCAAAGGGGCGGCGGCCCGCGTTATGAAGGCGACGGTGCGTAACCTCGACCGCGACCGCGAACACGTCGAAGATATCGTTGCCGAGGCGATCATGCACGAGAGCGAACGTCTCGACCGTTACGGCTCGGCCATCATGGTCGTCGCCGCCGTCGCGCCGCTGCTGGGTCTGCTGGGTACCGTGACCGGTATGATCGCGACCTTTGACATCATCACCGAGTTCGGTACGGGCGATCCGAAACTGCTCTCCGGCGGGATCTCGATCGCACTGGTCACAACGGAACTGGGTCTGATCGTGGCGATCCCGCTGCTGCTGCTGGGCAACATGCTCAACGGCTGGGCGGAGCGCATCAAAGACGGTATGGAGCAGTCCGCGCTGCACCTGATCAACGAGTATAACAAGCAGAAATAA
- a CDS encoding phosphate signaling complex PhoU family protein — MLPRYETKLREIQGMIAEIIQKEVTANRMALEAYSAKSAEGFEAATDTLKMIENDGNTVDNEIVKTFALFGPEAQELRGLVAYLKMTNELVRIAEGTKKYARRIRELLQSDCDLEPFDNAIVQLHKSVVNALACIHTCVSDIANCDVEETYRKVMVEESKNDDLFAILEKDIMSMIISEHELSAEYVRMLGTLRKLERVCDRAVNVANLLMFEQKGGKLQSY; from the coding sequence ATGCTTCCACGCTACGAAACGAAGTTGCGCGAGATTCAGGGGATGATTGCCGAGATCATTCAAAAAGAGGTCACGGCGAACCGTATGGCCCTTGAGGCGTACAGCGCCAAGAGTGCAGAAGGCTTCGAAGCGGCAACAGACACATTGAAGATGATCGAAAACGACGGCAACACCGTCGACAACGAGATCGTCAAGACCTTCGCACTGTTCGGTCCGGAGGCCCAGGAACTGCGGGGGCTGGTCGCCTACCTCAAGATGACGAACGAACTGGTACGCATCGCCGAAGGGACAAAAAAGTATGCCCGCCGCATCCGTGAGCTTCTGCAGAGCGACTGCGATCTCGAACCGTTTGACAACGCCATCGTGCAGCTGCACAAGAGCGTCGTCAACGCCCTGGCCTGCATTCACACCTGTGTTTCCGATATCGCGAACTGCGATGTCGAAGAGACGTACCGCAAGGTCATGGTCGAAGAGAGCAAGAACGATGATCTCTTTGCGATCCTGGAAAAAGATATCATGTCAATGATTATTTCCGAACACGAGCTTTCCGCCGAATATGTGCGTATGCTCGGAACACTGCGCAAGTTGGAACGGGTATGTGATCGTGCCGTGAACGTCGCCAACCTGCTGATGTTCGAACAAAAAGGCGGAAAACTTCAGAGCTATTGA
- a CDS encoding DUF3450 family protein — MVPNTIKLWLAGSLIAATTLAASTEENMASSLMKLRAEVEQLNTQIQEEKDDTKATMRSLVIEKNELDATIGRENLKIKQIEQEIAKVRQQIAAASKNSEGIKPVVVAAIAELKTQIASELPFKTAERLDDVARIESQMNEGLITPQKALAQVWNSYADEVRMTKENGLFKQTIKLDGEDRLAEIARLGTVMMYFMTPDDRVGYVAKDASGWYYKESVNKAEQEQIIALFDAMHKQIRTGYFTLPNAIATTEVK, encoded by the coding sequence ATGGTACCGAATACGATAAAACTCTGGCTGGCCGGTTCGCTCATTGCAGCGACAACACTCGCAGCAAGTACCGAAGAAAACATGGCGTCATCGCTGATGAAGCTGCGCGCCGAAGTCGAACAACTGAACACGCAGATTCAGGAAGAAAAAGATGACACGAAAGCGACAATGCGTTCGCTCGTCATCGAAAAGAACGAACTTGATGCGACGATCGGACGCGAGAACCTGAAGATCAAGCAGATCGAGCAGGAGATCGCCAAGGTCCGTCAGCAGATCGCCGCGGCGAGCAAAAACAGCGAGGGGATCAAGCCCGTCGTTGTTGCCGCCATCGCCGAGCTCAAAACGCAGATCGCTTCCGAACTTCCTTTTAAAACAGCGGAGCGCCTTGACGATGTGGCACGTATCGAGTCGCAGATGAACGAGGGGCTTATCACGCCGCAGAAAGCGCTGGCGCAGGTCTGGAACAGTTACGCGGACGAAGTGCGCATGACCAAGGAGAACGGCCTTTTCAAACAGACGATCAAGCTTGACGGCGAAGACCGTCTTGCCGAGATCGCGCGCCTGGGCACCGTCATGATGTACTTCATGACGCCAGACGATCGTGTCGGCTATGTGGCGAAGGACGCCAGCGGCTGGTACTACAAAGAGTCCGTGAACAAGGCGGAGCAAGAGCAGATTATCGCGCTCTTTGACGCGATGCACAAACAGATCCGCACCGGCTACTTTACCCTGCCGAATGCCATTGCGACGACGGAGGTGAAATAA
- a CDS encoding response regulator transcription factor: protein MHTTIVIVEDEEDLLELIEYNLEKEGFETIGFLNTKNVRRVLDEESVDLMIMDRNLPGAEGSEFIASLRKEGVQTPVIYLSAKNKESEIEEGFLRGGDDYMTKPFNMKELLLRINAILRRTKGSPSEGVVAYRDILLNLASREVTIEGTPIALTKLEFDLLHTLISNQNVVLDRDYLLEHVWGGDEVYQDRTVNVAINRLKEKIDPDKSKEYIKTVRGVGYTLC, encoded by the coding sequence ATGCATACGACGATAGTCATCGTTGAAGATGAAGAGGATCTGCTCGAACTCATCGAGTACAACCTGGAAAAAGAGGGCTTCGAGACGATCGGTTTCTTGAACACGAAGAACGTCCGCCGCGTGCTCGACGAGGAGTCCGTCGATCTGATGATCATGGACCGGAACCTTCCCGGGGCGGAGGGGAGCGAGTTTATCGCTTCACTGCGCAAGGAGGGGGTCCAGACCCCCGTCATCTATCTCAGCGCCAAGAACAAAGAGAGCGAGATCGAAGAGGGATTCCTGCGCGGCGGGGATGACTATATGACGAAGCCTTTTAATATGAAAGAGCTTCTGCTGCGCATCAACGCGATACTCCGCCGGACCAAGGGCAGCCCTTCCGAAGGTGTCGTCGCCTATCGGGACATCCTGCTCAACCTCGCTTCGCGTGAGGTGACCATAGAGGGGACGCCCATCGCGCTGACCAAGCTCGAATTCGATCTGCTGCATACGCTTATCTCAAACCAGAACGTCGTGCTCGACCGGGATTACCTGCTGGAGCACGTCTGGGGGGGCGATGAGGTGTACCAGGACCGCACCGTCAATGTCGCCATCAACCGCCTCAAAGAGAAGATCGACCCTGACAAAAGCAAAGAGTACATCAAAACGGTACGCGGAGTAGGGTACACACTTTGCTGA
- the pstS gene encoding phosphate ABC transporter substrate-binding protein PstS gives MLKRIATALTLASLALTSAAAADKISGAGASFPAPLYYDWAFNYGKETHSRVNYQSIGSGGGIKQITNRIVDFGASDKPLKTKELNKAKLLQFPAVIGAIVVAYNLPGIADEQLKLSNGIVADIFAGKITMWNDPAIAAENKGLELPNQKIIVVHRSDGSGTTYNFTYYLTKSSENWANNYGAGKAIDWAVGMGGKGNEGVSNLLKQTPYTIGYIESAYKEKNHLAAATLQTANGKWVAAREENFKAAAKYASWTKEDNFYALLALQPGDTSYPIVAATFILLPKEKPAMDKKVTAFFDYAFKKGDDSAKKLGYIPLPESTKQMIREYWTTNIK, from the coding sequence ATGCTCAAACGCATTGCAACTGCCCTCACGCTTGCATCGCTTGCACTGACCTCTGCCGCTGCCGCCGACAAGATCAGCGGTGCCGGTGCCTCATTCCCTGCCCCCCTCTATTATGACTGGGCTTTCAACTATGGCAAAGAGACTCACAGCCGCGTCAACTACCAGTCCATCGGTTCCGGCGGCGGGATCAAGCAGATCACGAACCGTATCGTCGACTTCGGTGCTTCCGACAAACCCCTCAAGACCAAGGAGCTGAACAAAGCGAAACTGCTTCAGTTCCCGGCCGTCATCGGCGCCATCGTCGTTGCCTACAACCTTCCGGGGATCGCCGACGAACAGCTCAAGCTCTCCAACGGCATCGTCGCCGACATTTTCGCCGGCAAGATCACAATGTGGAACGATCCTGCCATCGCGGCAGAGAACAAAGGGCTGGAACTCCCGAACCAGAAGATCATCGTCGTCCACCGTTCCGACGGTTCCGGCACAACGTACAACTTCACCTACTACCTGACAAAGAGCTCTGAAAACTGGGCGAACAACTACGGTGCCGGCAAGGCGATTGACTGGGCTGTCGGTATGGGCGGCAAAGGAAACGAAGGTGTCTCCAACCTCCTCAAACAGACCCCGTACACGATCGGCTACATCGAAAGCGCCTACAAAGAGAAGAACCATCTCGCCGCGGCAACGCTGCAGACGGCAAACGGCAAATGGGTCGCGGCGCGTGAAGAGAATTTCAAAGCCGCTGCCAAGTACGCCAGCTGGACGAAAGAGGACAACTTCTACGCGCTGCTCGCCCTGCAGCCCGGCGACACTTCCTATCCGATCGTCGCGGCGACTTTCATTCTCCTGCCGAAAGAGAAACCGGCTATGGACAAGAAGGTAACCGCTTTCTTCGACTACGCCTTCAAAAAGGGTGACGACAGTGCGAAAAAGCTCGGATACATCCCGCTGCCCGAAAGCACAAAGCAGATGATCCGCGAGTACTGGACGACCAACATCAAATAA
- the pstB gene encoding phosphate ABC transporter ATP-binding protein PstB yields MATVIDIPSEKAIEVNNFSFTYAGATSPNLKNISMPIAKNSVTALIGPSGCGKTTLLRSFNRMHDLYPGNAYDGKIMFEGRNIVESKEDLINLRIKIGMIFQKPTAFPMSIFDNIAYGMRLQGLKNKTELADRVEKALRDAAIWDEVKDRLKHDANGLSGGQQQRLCIARAIAVEPDVLLFDEPTSALDPISTQGIEKLVMELRDRVTIIIVTHNMQQAARVSDYTGFMYLGELIELNKTDEMFVTPAEKLTQEYISGKFG; encoded by the coding sequence ATGGCGACCGTTATCGACATTCCGTCCGAGAAGGCGATCGAAGTCAACAATTTCAGTTTCACCTATGCCGGTGCCACGTCACCGAACCTCAAAAACATCTCTATGCCGATCGCGAAAAACTCAGTCACGGCCCTGATCGGACCTTCCGGATGCGGGAAGACGACGCTGCTGCGCTCCTTTAACCGGATGCACGACCTCTACCCGGGGAACGCGTATGACGGCAAGATCATGTTCGAAGGGCGCAATATCGTCGAGAGCAAGGAGGATCTGATCAACCTTCGTATCAAGATCGGGATGATCTTCCAGAAGCCGACGGCTTTCCCGATGAGCATCTTCGACAATATCGCCTACGGCATGCGCCTGCAGGGACTGAAAAACAAAACGGAACTTGCCGACCGTGTCGAGAAGGCGCTGCGCGACGCCGCGATCTGGGACGAGGTAAAAGACCGTCTCAAGCATGACGCGAACGGCCTCTCCGGCGGCCAGCAGCAGCGCCTCTGCATCGCCCGCGCCATCGCCGTCGAGCCGGATGTCCTGCTCTTTGACGAACCGACCTCGGCCCTCGACCCCATCTCCACCCAGGGGATCGAAAAGCTGGTGATGGAGCTGCGCGACCGCGTGACGATCATCATCGTTACCCACAACATGCAGCAGGCCGCCCGCGTCAGCGACTATACGGGCTTTATGTACCTGGGCGAACTGATCGAGCTGAACAAGACCGACGAGATGTTCGTCACCCCGGCGGAAAAACTGACCCAGGAGTACATCAGCGGCAAGTTCGGTTGA
- a CDS encoding MotA/TolQ/ExbB proton channel family protein, with translation MQPALHNLFDQFLVYMQSGGFVMWPLFVLVIVLWYALGYRFHAIKRGSQKSVRVLIRKFDSGKREVPRGLIDGAIVDALQIVNEGYRGTIGRELIEDAFFPYYQELKKYRKTVNTIVMVSPLIGLLGTVAGMIETFDSLGSMTLYSQGGGIAGGISQALFTTQLGLVVAVPGLVVGRLIDRRSKIMELELEQIKDIVCSEEEGK, from the coding sequence ATGCAACCGGCACTCCATAACCTTTTCGATCAGTTTCTGGTCTACATGCAGAGCGGCGGCTTTGTCATGTGGCCGCTGTTCGTGCTGGTCATCGTTTTGTGGTACGCGCTGGGCTACCGCTTCCACGCAATCAAGCGCGGGTCGCAAAAGAGCGTGCGGGTTCTGATCCGCAAGTTCGACTCCGGGAAGCGCGAAGTGCCCCGGGGGCTCATCGACGGCGCGATCGTTGACGCCCTGCAGATCGTCAACGAGGGGTACCGCGGCACGATCGGGCGCGAACTGATCGAGGATGCGTTCTTTCCCTATTATCAGGAGCTCAAAAAGTACCGCAAAACCGTCAACACCATCGTCATGGTCTCACCGCTGATCGGTCTGCTGGGAACGGTAGCCGGGATGATCGAGACCTTCGATTCGCTCGGGAGCATGACGCTCTACAGCCAGGGCGGCGGGATCGCCGGGGGGATCTCCCAGGCGCTGTTTACGACGCAGCTGGGGCTCGTCGTCGCCGTACCGGGTCTGGTCGTCGGCCGTCTGATCGACCGCCGCTCGAAGATCATGGAACTCGAACTGGAACAGATCAAGGACATCGTCTGTTCGGAAGAAGAAGGAAAGTAA
- a CDS encoding sensor histidine kinase → MLKIHHSFILQFLGIFTLMGLIASFVGYFTLKESVISDYEVRLKQEIGLIESTLQYVTNMDRYIAETAPQIGKRITVIAVDGTVAAESDANREEMENHANREEVMAAAKGEYGQAVRFSHTIGIDFLYVAKRIVWQGSTYTLRLAVSLQKVLDDFYTLLFRLATVLGLLLLVVVYLAIRMSRKIRYDIAQLSAYLEEISDKNYKAVVKPRYFTEFLQISLLLKNLVKKLAKRERQKRKYTARLRLINKQRNDILSAISHEFKNPIASIVGYAETLYDDPEIDGRIRQRFLQKITANAQKISTMLDRLSLSVKLENNDLAPSYSRFDLCDLATECANNITKKYTDRTLEVSCESIFVEADRTMIDLVVTNLLDNAMKYSESAVLLEINEGTLWVHDRGIGIAAKEIERISSKFYRVEKNTWDNSMGLGLSIVSYILALHGTKLQISSVEGEGSSFGFGITPLLQKPTDSALPAGGPLEE, encoded by the coding sequence TTGCTGAAGATCCACCACTCCTTTATCCTCCAATTTCTCGGCATCTTCACGCTGATGGGGCTTATCGCCTCCTTTGTGGGCTACTTTACCCTCAAAGAGTCCGTTATCAGCGACTACGAGGTACGTCTCAAGCAGGAGATCGGACTGATAGAGTCGACCCTGCAGTATGTCACGAACATGGACCGCTATATTGCGGAGACGGCGCCGCAGATCGGGAAGCGTATCACCGTCATTGCCGTCGACGGCACCGTGGCGGCGGAGAGCGATGCGAACCGTGAAGAGATGGAAAACCACGCCAACCGCGAAGAGGTGATGGCGGCGGCCAAGGGCGAGTACGGCCAGGCCGTCCGTTTCTCCCATACGATCGGCATCGATTTTCTCTATGTGGCAAAGCGTATCGTCTGGCAGGGCAGCACCTATACGCTCCGTCTTGCGGTCAGCCTTCAGAAGGTACTCGACGACTTCTACACGCTGCTCTTCCGGCTCGCAACCGTGCTGGGGCTGCTGCTGCTCGTCGTGGTCTACCTCGCCATACGGATGAGCCGCAAGATCCGTTACGACATCGCCCAGCTCTCGGCCTATCTCGAAGAGATCAGCGACAAGAACTACAAGGCGGTGGTGAAACCCCGCTACTTCACCGAGTTCCTGCAGATCTCGCTGCTGCTCAAAAACCTCGTCAAAAAACTGGCCAAGCGCGAGCGTCAGAAGCGCAAGTACACGGCGCGTCTGCGCCTGATCAACAAGCAGCGCAACGATATTCTCTCCGCGATCAGCCACGAATTCAAAAACCCGATCGCCTCGATCGTCGGCTATGCGGAGACCCTCTACGACGATCCGGAGATCGACGGCCGGATCCGCCAGCGCTTCTTGCAGAAGATCACGGCAAACGCCCAGAAGATCTCGACGATGCTTGACCGCCTGTCGCTCTCCGTCAAACTCGAGAACAACGACCTGGCCCCTTCATACAGCCGGTTTGACCTCTGTGATCTGGCAACGGAGTGTGCGAACAACATTACGAAAAAGTACACGGACCGTACGCTGGAGGTTTCCTGTGAATCCATCTTCGTCGAAGCGGACCGCACGATGATCGACCTGGTCGTCACCAATCTGCTTGACAATGCCATGAAGTACTCCGAATCGGCCGTGCTCCTTGAGATCAATGAGGGGACACTCTGGGTACACGACCGCGGGATCGGGATCGCCGCCAAGGAGATCGAGCGCATCAGCAGCAAGTTCTACCGCGTCGAAAAGAATACCTGGGACAATTCGATGGGGTTGGGGCTCTCCATCGTCAGCTATATCCTGGCACTGCACGGCACGAAACTTCAGATCAGCAGCGTGGAGGGAGAGGGCTCCTCGTTTGGTTTCGGCATCACTCCCCTGCTGCAGAAGCCGACGGACAGCGCACTTCCGGCGGGGGGACCCCTGGAGGAGTGA
- the pstA gene encoding phosphate ABC transporter permease PstA: MTAIQKRLLINKIVLGLSSLSALVGIGFLFWILYVLVANGIDAINWNIFVFEGAPPGYEESGLRQALIGQLILVGVATVVGVPLGILAGTYLSEYGQKSKLAEVIRDISDIMMSAPSIVIGSFVYAIVVLPMGHFSGWAGVIALAIIMIPIILRTTDDMLQLVPSTLREAAFALGAPKYKVIMQVVYRGAKAGVLTGVLLGIARVGGETAPLLFTSFNDNFLNYDLSEPMASLTVTMFNYATSPYEDWQKMGWAAAFILSMFILGLNILGRLILLKKKGR, translated from the coding sequence ATGACCGCGATTCAAAAACGGCTGCTTATCAATAAAATCGTGCTGGGGCTCTCCAGCCTTTCGGCCCTCGTGGGCATAGGGTTTCTCTTCTGGATACTCTACGTCCTCGTCGCCAACGGCATCGATGCGATCAACTGGAACATCTTCGTCTTCGAAGGGGCCCCTCCGGGCTATGAGGAGAGCGGGCTGCGGCAGGCGCTGATCGGTCAGCTCATCCTGGTCGGCGTTGCGACCGTCGTCGGGGTGCCCCTGGGGATCCTGGCAGGGACCTACCTCAGTGAGTACGGCCAGAAGTCGAAGCTTGCCGAGGTCATCCGCGATATCTCCGACATTATGATGAGTGCGCCGAGTATCGTTATCGGCTCCTTTGTCTACGCGATTGTCGTGTTGCCGATGGGGCACTTCAGCGGCTGGGCCGGCGTCATCGCGCTGGCGATCATCATGATCCCGATCATCCTGCGCACCACCGATGATATGCTCCAGCTTGTTCCCTCGACCCTGCGCGAAGCGGCCTTTGCACTGGGGGCTCCCAAATACAAGGTGATCATGCAGGTCGTCTACCGCGGCGCGAAGGCGGGGGTGCTGACCGGCGTCCTGTTGGGGATCGCCCGTGTGGGGGGAGAGACGGCGCCGCTGCTCTTCACCTCGTTCAATGACAACTTCCTCAACTACGATCTCAGTGAACCGATGGCGTCGCTGACCGTGACGATGTTCAACTATGCTACCAGCCCCTACGAGGACTGGCAGAAGATGGGATGGGCTGCGGCGTTCATCCTCTCGATGTTTATTCTCGGCCTCAACATTCTGGGCCGTCTGATCCTACTCAAGAAAAAAGGGAGATAG
- the pstC gene encoding phosphate ABC transporter permease subunit PstC — translation MTLLIDKLFANATRIIAVAILLLVAWIFTVLFQHSTEAFAAFGFDFVLGDKWAPNLEKFGGFAAIAGSVISTFLAMLFAVPVAIGVAIFLSEIAPAKLKSPVGVSIELLAAIPSVIYGMWGLFYFVPIIRDIFGGLGIGMLTAGIILAIMILPFMAAVTRDAMNTTPDILKESAYALGATKWDVIKDVVIPYAKAGIIGSLILALGRAVGETMAVTFVMGNVHKISLDITAPATSIPVTLANEFTEADTDLYFSSLFGLALILMVMSFVIIAMSKFYFLRRTRKVK, via the coding sequence TTGACACTTCTGATTGACAAACTGTTTGCAAACGCGACCCGCATTATTGCCGTGGCCATACTGCTGCTCGTCGCCTGGATCTTTACCGTGCTTTTCCAGCACTCCACCGAAGCGTTCGCTGCTTTTGGCTTCGATTTCGTCCTGGGGGACAAGTGGGCACCGAACCTGGAGAAATTCGGCGGGTTCGCCGCGATCGCCGGTTCGGTGATCTCGACCTTCCTGGCGATGCTTTTTGCCGTGCCGGTCGCCATCGGGGTGGCGATCTTCCTGAGCGAGATTGCTCCGGCCAAACTGAAATCCCCCGTCGGCGTCTCCATCGAGCTGCTGGCGGCGATCCCCTCGGTCATCTACGGGATGTGGGGGCTTTTCTATTTCGTGCCGATTATCCGTGATATTTTCGGAGGTCTGGGCATTGGGATGCTCACCGCGGGGATCATTCTCGCGATCATGATCCTGCCGTTCATGGCGGCGGTGACCCGCGACGCGATGAATACCACGCCCGACATCCTCAAAGAGTCGGCTTACGCCCTCGGCGCGACGAAGTGGGACGTCATCAAGGATGTCGTCATCCCCTATGCGAAAGCGGGGATCATCGGCTCGCTGATCCTGGCCCTCGGGCGCGCTGTCGGCGAGACGATGGCCGTCACCTTCGTCATGGGGAACGTGCACAAGATCTCCCTCGACATCACCGCGCCGGCGACGTCGATTCCCGTCACCCTGGCCAACGAATTCACCGAGGCGGATACGGACCTCTACTTCTCAAGCCTCTTCGGATTGGCGCTGATCCTGATGGTGATGAGCTTCGTCATCATTGCGATGTCCAAGTTCTACTTTTTGCGCCGTACAAGGAAGGTAAAATGA
- a CDS encoding response regulator transcription factor, producing MKATIAVVEDDTDLLELLEYRLGKEGFDVVGFTNTKNVKQVLTEEPVDLIIMDRNLPDVEGSEYIAMLRYQGLKTPVIFLSAKDSSAQVQEGFLRGGDDYITKPFEIDELILRIKAVLRRTRGEEEEQVVTYRDIELHLHSREAFISGMPVELTKLEFNLLRTFIENRTTVLRRDYLLKSVWGKSDSYQGRTVNVAINRLKEKIDPDKSKDYIKTVRGIGYMIR from the coding sequence ATGAAAGCAACTATCGCCGTCGTCGAGGATGATACGGATCTTCTTGAACTCCTGGAGTACAGGCTGGGGAAAGAGGGCTTCGACGTTGTCGGTTTCACCAATACGAAAAACGTGAAGCAGGTCCTGACCGAGGAACCGGTCGACCTGATCATCATGGACCGTAACCTTCCCGATGTCGAGGGGAGCGAATATATCGCGATGCTGCGCTACCAGGGTCTGAAAACCCCGGTCATCTTTCTCTCGGCCAAAGACAGCAGTGCCCAGGTCCAGGAAGGATTCCTGCGGGGCGGTGACGACTATATCACCAAACCGTTTGAAATCGATGAGCTGATCCTGCGGATCAAAGCCGTGCTGCGGCGTACCCGCGGCGAAGAGGAGGAGCAGGTCGTCACCTACCGCGACATCGAACTGCACCTGCATTCGCGCGAAGCCTTCATCAGCGGGATGCCCGTTGAACTGACCAAGCTGGAGTTCAACCTGCTGCGTACCTTCATCGAGAACCGCACCACCGTGCTGCGGCGCGACTACCTGCTCAAAAGCGTCTGGGGGAAAAGCGACAGCTACCAGGGGCGTACGGTCAACGTCGCCATCAACCGCCTCAAAGAGAAGATCGACCCGGACAAGAGCAAAGACTACATCAAAACCGTCCGCGGCATCGGCTACATGATCCGCTAA